The stretch of DNA AGAGCGACTCAAAGTCACTTCGTGATATAGGTATTGCCGCGAGAATGCAGCAATTTCATATAGTTAATCAGACTTTAGAAAAAGCAATCTCCTCTAAAGACGAAACGCTTTTAGGAGATTGCATTAACTATGAGTTGAGAATATACAAAACTATGTCCAATCAAAGAAGCGTAGATTCTCTACAACTCTCAAATGAAAAGCGGTTATATTTTTATGAGAAAACTAAGCAGTTTTTTAAGTATAAACCCTTGGCTTTAACAGAAGCTAACCGTCTTCTTTCATTGAAAGTCGACTCCATAAAATTAATGGACTCTCGCTTCTATAAGCAATTCTTAGCTAATATATCAGTTGTTGCTGATTCAACTAAACAGACACGAGCATTCAAGAATCGAGCTGAAAAAATGCAGCATATTGAATCCGATATAATAGCAGCAAAACTTAATGACTTAGCTAAAACTTTTTATGAGCATGTATTTGAGTCGAAAGATTTAAGCTTTGCGCTTTTATTGTCTAAGAAATCGTTGCAGTATAATAGGACTGCCAAATACTTAGAGACAGCATCTAAAATATTAAACAAACTTGGGAACAAAGAGGAAGCTACTGTATTGCTGAATGAGGCTATTTCAATTGAAAAAGAGCAAGGTCGAGATGCAAAGCATTTCGTTGAATTACTAAATGACTTAGAACTTTCTCAAAAATAGCGCTGACCACCGTGTGTGCGGAGGGCATTATCTATATTGTCCTTAATTAGAGTTTTTACCATACAATGTATATAAACATGCCCTTCCCCCACTACACCCAACTCGACCGAATGGACTGCGGGCCTACCTGCCTGCGGATGGTGGCGAAGCATTATGGCCGCTCGTTTACGGCGCAGTCGCTGCGGGAGCGGGCGCAGATTGGCAAAGAGGGTGTCTCGCTGCTGGGTATTGCCGAAGCCGCCGAGAATATTGGTTTTCGCACGGTGGGCATAAAAGTGCCGTTCTCGAAATTAGCTGCCGAGGCCCCGCTGCCCTGCATCGTGCATTGGAATCAGAATCATTTCGTGGTGGTCTACGCCATCAAAGGTGCGTCGGGTAGCTGGATGAGCCGCATCCGGGGCGGGCGCAAAACGCCGGAGCGTATAGAGCCAACCGTTCGGCCTGGCGGGCTTCCGCACGGTCTGACGCTGGAAGAGGGCCAACTCATCATTCCGCCCGCGTCGGCAGCAATTACGCCGGGCGTGGATTCGCTCGACACTGCGCCACGCGGTACGGTCTACGTGGCTGATCCGGCGCGGGGGCTGCTGACCTACACCGCCGGGGAGTTTTGCCAGTATTGGTTGTCGGCGCAGGGGCCACACGCTGCCGAGGGCGTTGCGCTGCTGCTCGAACCTACGCCTACTTTTCAGGAACAGGACGACGAATTCCAACAGGGAGCGGGGGCTTACGGCTTTGGGCGGGTGCTGGGCTATTTGTGGCAGTACAAAGCCTTGCTGGGGCAGTTGGCACTGGGGCTGGCCGTAGGTAGCGGGTTGCAATTGCTGTTTCCGTTTCTAACGCAGTCGGTGGTCGACGTGGGCATCAATACGCAGAACCTGCCATTTGTTTATTTAGTGCTGGGGGCGCAGTTGATGCTCATGGCCGGGCGGCTATCGGTCGAGTTTATTCGCTCGTGGATATTGTTGCACATCAGCACCCGCGTCAACCTGAGCATCCTGTCTGATTTTCTGATTAAGCTGATGCGATTGCCCGTGTCGTTTTTCGACAGCAAGCAATTCGGTGATCTGATGCAGCGCATCGGCGATCACCACCGCATCGAACAGTTTCTAACCGGCCAAACGCTCAATACACTGTTTTCGCTGCTCAACCTCGTGGTGCTGAGTGTGGTACTGGCTATGTTCAGCCTGCCCATTTTCGGCGTGTTCGTCGTGGCGAGTTTGCTGTATGTGGGCTGGGTGGCCCTGTTTCTGCGGCAACGGCGTAAATTAGATTACAAACGCTTCGATGTGTCGGCCAAGAATCAGAGCAGTTTAGTGCAGTTGATTCAGGGGATGCAGGAGATCAAGCTGGCCGGAGCCGAGCGACCCATGCGCTGGGCGTGGGAGCGGTTGCAGGCGCGGCTCTTTCGGCTGCAAATGAAGGGGCTGGCTCTGAGTCAGTACCAACAGGCCGGGGCGTTCAGCATCAACGAGGGCAAAAACATCTTCATTACCTTTCTGGCCGCGCAGGCGGTTATTAACGGGCAGTTGTCGCTGGGGGCGATGCTGGCGATGCAGCAGATTGTGGGGCAGTTGAATGGCCCCATCGAACAACTCATCGGGTTTGTGCAGGGGTTGCAGGACGCCACCATCAGCTTAGAGCGGCTCAACGAAATCCATACGCTGGCCGATGAAGAAGCAACGGAAACGCTTAGGCTCGATCAACTGCCCGTAAGCAAAAGCATATGCCTGAAAAACGTATCGTTCACCTACGTCGGTGCGGGCAATGAGCCGGTGTTAGATCAGGTCGATCTGCATATTCCAGCGGGTAAAACCACGGCTATTGTGGGCATGAGCGGCAGCGGCAAAACCACTATCCTCAAACTGCTGTTGCGCTTCTACAACCCAACGCGGGGCGAGATTCGGCTCGGTGAAGACCCCACCCCTAGCCCCTCCCCGTTAGGGAGGGGAGCGCGACCCGGATGGTTTTCTCCCCTCCCTAACGGGGAGGGGCTGGGGGTGGGGTTACACAACCTGAGCCACAGCGGCTGGCGGCAGCAGTGTGGCGTGGTAATGCAGGACGGGTTTATTTTCTCCGACACCATTGCCCGCAATATCGCCGTGGGCGTTGAACGCATCGACGTCTGGCGGCTCGATGAAGCCGTGCGCGTTGCCAACCTGCGCGAGTTTATCGAGTCACTGCCGTCGGGCCTGAATACCAAAATCGGGACGGAGGGCAACGGCATTAGTCAGGGGCAGCGGCAACGGATTCTGATTGCGCGGGCCGTTTACAAAGACCCGCAATACCTGTTTTTCGACGAAGCCACCAACGCGTTAGACACCACCAACGAAGCCGTTATTATGCACAATCTGACCGAGTTTTTCGCAGGCAATTCGGGAAACAGGCGTACCGTCGTGATTGTTGCTCACCGGCTCAGTACCGTTTGCGGGGCCGATCAGATTGTGGTCCTGCATCGGGGTCGGGTTGCCGAAATCGGCACACACGCCGAATTAATAGCCCAACGCGGTCAATATTGGCAACTGGTGCGTAATCAACTGGAATTAGGGGTGTGAACTGATTTGTCGGATAACGCTGATTTCTCATAACAATCCAATCATGGCAAATCTTGTTAATTCTGGTCAATCCTGGTTGAGATCGGAAGAGGTCGAAGAGATTCTGACCCGGCCCCCGGCCTGGCTGTTACAGTGGGGCATTACGGTCGTGCTGGCGGTGCTGGGGCTGGTACTGACCGGTTCGTGGCTGATTCACTACCCCGATCTGGTGCGGGCGTCGTTTCGGCTTACGTCGGCCAACGCACCCAAAGCGGTATTGGCTCGTTCGGGGGGCAAACTTGTTCGGCTGTTGGTGCGGGAGGGGCAGGTTGTGGTGGCTGGTGCACCGTTGGCGTATTTGGAAAGCACGGCCCGGCATGAGGATGTGTTGCGCCTGTCGCGGCAATTGGCGCGGGCGTGGCTGCTGGCAAGCCGGGAGAAACTCGAAGCGTTGGAAACACTACATCTGTCGAATTATAGTCAGTTGGGCGAACTGCAACCGGCTTATCAAACTTTCGAGCAGGCACGGATTCGGTTGCGGGCGTACTTAGCCAACGGTTTTGCCAGTCAGAAAAAAGCCATGCTCCGGCAGGAAATTCTTGACCTGCAAACACTGGCCGACAACCTGCGCGAACAGCAGCAGCTACAAGCCCGCGACCGAACCTTAGCCAATGAAGAATACACCGTACAACGGCACTTAGCCGAGCAAAAGGTGATTGCACCCCTCGAACTGAAACGGGAAGAAAGCAAAGCCATTGCCCGCCAGCTACCGTATCAGCAAACGGCCTCGGCCCTGATTAATAATCTGACAGCCCAACGGGCCAAACAGAAAGAAATGCTGGAACTCGACCGGCAGGTGGCCGAGGAACGCGATCAGTTTTTGCAGGCTCTGAACACGCTGCAAAGTGCGGTCGAAGCCTGGAAACAGAAATATGTGCTGTTGGCTCCGGTAAATGGGCAGGTTTATTGGCCCGGTTTGTTGCAGGAGAACCAGACCGTTTCGCTCAATCAGGAATTGTTTTACGTGGCCCCACCCAGCACCGATTACTTTGGCGAGTTGCGCGTGCCACAAACCAACGCCGGTAAGGTGCGGGTCGGGCAAGACGTGCTGATTAAGTTTGCGGGCTATCCGTATCAGGAATACGGAGCCGTGCGGGGACAGATTGCCTCAGTCGCCAATGTGTCGCTGCACGACAGCGTCTTTCTGGCAAAAGTGGTATTACCGGCAGGGCTGCGAACTACGTATAATCAGTCGCTGACGTATCGCACGGGCATGAGCGCGTCGGCAGATATTGTTACGACCGACAGCCGACTGCTGGAAAAACTGTTTTATCAACTTCGGAAGCTGACCAACGGACGCTGAGAATTCTGTATCTTTGGTACAATACAACCATGGCTATGTCAGAACTGCTGTTTCAAATTTTAGATACGCCACAGGCTCCGCTTATTTTACAACGGGCACAGGCCATTTTGCACGACGAACAGCGGAAACGGCAAACCTTTTATGAATGGCTCGACGAAGACAAAAAAGCTGAGTTCATCAACGGTGAAATCGTAGTGCATTCACCCGCCCTCGACCGGCACAACGCAGCCATGCTTTTATTAGCGCGACTGTTGAGCATTTATGTGGATGACCGTCAGTTAGGCATGGTGCGGGCCGAAAAAGCGTTGATTGAACTGACGCGCAACAGCTACGAACCCGACGTGTGTTTCTTCGGACCCTCAAAAGCTGCCCATATTACCGACGAGCAATTGTACTATCCGGCACCCGATTTTATCGCCGAAGTGCTCTCGAAGGGTACCGAGAAAAACGACCGAGAAACCAAGTTTGCCGACTATGCAGCGCATGGTGTCGCCGAATACTGGATCATTGACCCGCTCCGCCGAACCATTGAGCAATACGGCATCGACGCCGATACTGAAGAGTATGCACTGGACGGAACCTTTGGCATTAAAGATACCATTACCAGCCACGCTATTGTTGACTTCGCTATTCCGGTTCGGGCCATCTTCGACGCTGCCGCCAATATGCTGGCGTTACGGACGCTCTTGGTTAAGTAAACTTTTCTTTCGATTTTTGTGCGCTGGTTTGCCACGGCAAGTTTGTCGTTAAAAGCAGCCGTTAGCTCACGTTTACACCTATCGAACAAATGCGCTTCATCCGTCTTTTATTGGTTTTGATAATGTTTGGCTTAATGTCAAGTAGTTGCCGTGAAGTGGTTTTGACCGATCAACCTTTTCAGCGAGTGCTAATCAACGATCTTTCTCAACCAACACGAAGCCTGGCTCCGACCCGTAAAACTGACGCAGTAAGCCTAACGTTGAGTGTGAGTGGAACGATCAGCAGGCCTGTTGCGCTGGCCGTTGACCAACTTGCGGCTGACCAAAAGCGGTATCCTGTTCGGCGCGATACGCTGATGGCTGGTACGTATACCAACAAAATTTTTAGCGGTGATTATTACGGCAAAGACCCAACTGAGTTGATTGTAACGCCCACACCCGGCACAACCGGCTCACTTACAATTGAGAGGTATTGAACTTCCAACGTTATGCATCGTTATCTTTTTTTACTCGGCGGTTTGCTGCTGTCGAGTTCATTGGCTGCCCAAACGCCAATCAGGAAAGCATCGGTTCGGCTGGGCGTCGATCTAACA from Spirosoma montaniterrae encodes:
- a CDS encoding peptidase domain-containing ABC transporter encodes the protein MPFPHYTQLDRMDCGPTCLRMVAKHYGRSFTAQSLRERAQIGKEGVSLLGIAEAAENIGFRTVGIKVPFSKLAAEAPLPCIVHWNQNHFVVVYAIKGASGSWMSRIRGGRKTPERIEPTVRPGGLPHGLTLEEGQLIIPPASAAITPGVDSLDTAPRGTVYVADPARGLLTYTAGEFCQYWLSAQGPHAAEGVALLLEPTPTFQEQDDEFQQGAGAYGFGRVLGYLWQYKALLGQLALGLAVGSGLQLLFPFLTQSVVDVGINTQNLPFVYLVLGAQLMLMAGRLSVEFIRSWILLHISTRVNLSILSDFLIKLMRLPVSFFDSKQFGDLMQRIGDHHRIEQFLTGQTLNTLFSLLNLVVLSVVLAMFSLPIFGVFVVASLLYVGWVALFLRQRRKLDYKRFDVSAKNQSSLVQLIQGMQEIKLAGAERPMRWAWERLQARLFRLQMKGLALSQYQQAGAFSINEGKNIFITFLAAQAVINGQLSLGAMLAMQQIVGQLNGPIEQLIGFVQGLQDATISLERLNEIHTLADEEATETLRLDQLPVSKSICLKNVSFTYVGAGNEPVLDQVDLHIPAGKTTAIVGMSGSGKTTILKLLLRFYNPTRGEIRLGEDPTPSPSPLGRGARPGWFSPLPNGEGLGVGLHNLSHSGWRQQCGVVMQDGFIFSDTIARNIAVGVERIDVWRLDEAVRVANLREFIESLPSGLNTKIGTEGNGISQGQRQRILIARAVYKDPQYLFFDEATNALDTTNEAVIMHNLTEFFAGNSGNRRTVVIVAHRLSTVCGADQIVVLHRGRVAEIGTHAELIAQRGQYWQLVRNQLELGV
- a CDS encoding HlyD family efflux transporter periplasmic adaptor subunit; protein product: MANLVNSGQSWLRSEEVEEILTRPPAWLLQWGITVVLAVLGLVLTGSWLIHYPDLVRASFRLTSANAPKAVLARSGGKLVRLLVREGQVVVAGAPLAYLESTARHEDVLRLSRQLARAWLLASREKLEALETLHLSNYSQLGELQPAYQTFEQARIRLRAYLANGFASQKKAMLRQEILDLQTLADNLREQQQLQARDRTLANEEYTVQRHLAEQKVIAPLELKREESKAIARQLPYQQTASALINNLTAQRAKQKEMLELDRQVAEERDQFLQALNTLQSAVEAWKQKYVLLAPVNGQVYWPGLLQENQTVSLNQELFYVAPPSTDYFGELRVPQTNAGKVRVGQDVLIKFAGYPYQEYGAVRGQIASVANVSLHDSVFLAKVVLPAGLRTTYNQSLTYRTGMSASADIVTTDSRLLEKLFYQLRKLTNGR
- a CDS encoding Uma2 family endonuclease, whose protein sequence is MAMSELLFQILDTPQAPLILQRAQAILHDEQRKRQTFYEWLDEDKKAEFINGEIVVHSPALDRHNAAMLLLARLLSIYVDDRQLGMVRAEKALIELTRNSYEPDVCFFGPSKAAHITDEQLYYPAPDFIAEVLSKGTEKNDRETKFADYAAHGVAEYWIIDPLRRTIEQYGIDADTEEYALDGTFGIKDTITSHAIVDFAIPVRAIFDAAANMLALRTLLVK